TGTATCAGATGTCATCAATAACGTGGTTGGCGTACGCATTTGTGCTGGTGTGTGTGAGCGTACAAGTGTCGCCCGCCCCCGCACCCGCACCCGCTCCACAAGAAGAAAACTACCCTCCAATGCCGgtaagtttaagtttttttttatttagacaaatttacaataactaCGATCTCATGACGACGTAAACGTATTAGTAACTACGAAAAAGAGGATTTTAAACCCTACAACTTATGAAATACTATAACAAACACTTTCATAGCGAGTTTCATAAAGGTATTTCACGAGTAAAAAATAGTTTACAGgtttttttaacacgcttattttagctttacttgtaagtgtaagaaaatcttggaatcttaatttgacccacttcccggttttcgattaggatgaaattttgcacacgctctgagttctgatgacaatacatgactagctaagaaacgtcattacaaatccaatatgactGACGGCCTCCCCAAGATAGCGGAGTGGCTGTTTGAATGTTCAtttcaggaatacgaaaaaaatagtcacgtgactgaAATACGTCCAAGATAGGATATTTGAAATGCACCGCtgtgatatgggtatcaagcgtgttttttttagtttttttaaactattcatgatgttattaaagaaaatttgccatatcgtttaaatattaccaatattccaTTTGCCCCAAAgggtcggaaaagactgtgttaggagtccacaatagtccagcgggcggggatcaaaccaccacctgAGTGATGAGTCCGGCCACTTTCCCACTGACCTATTGAGGCTCATTAAGTTAAAATACAAAGTCGTAGTAATTATGGTGATATTTGTTTCGAATGATAAACGGCATTTTAAATCCTTGACGATAGTAATCTTGACACTCTTAATGGTCAAATTCCAGAAGACAGCAGTCTGCACTGTACGGTTCATTAGTAACTAATTCAGCATGGGAGTTAAAGGTCTAGAGCAGTTCTCAGAGGAACAAACAAAAGTCGTGCCCATTCATATCGCACAAATCTTGCTCCTTACTATCAGAGGCATCTCAGGCATTATGCTAACCATGTGAACTTGCGCGTGAACTGACTAATTAGACGCAATTGCGTCCAAACGCCTTTGTGCCCGCTCTCTGACCATTATCTTACACTATAACGCAATTATTAcctaagttaaataataattaatataattatgtactacGAAACGgctataaatataacattttcgCATAAATAAACACATGCCAAAAATTAATTGCTATGTTTTTATgcattcattaataaaattttatatgagttTGAATTGTAACACTTGTTTTGTCTGAAGTAAATATAGGTAATAacctacctatctatactaatataataaagctgaagagtttgtttgtttgtttgattgaacgcgctaatctctggaactactggtccgattttaaaaattctttcagtgttagatagtccatttatcgaggaaggctataggctatatattatccctgtattctcacgggaacgggaaccacgcgggtgaaaccgcgcggcgtcagctagtaattaatatttcagcGTTTTGCGACAGTAAGCATGCCGCTATCTTTACTCTGATGCAACTccactattaattattattacgtaggtacttttttttattctttacatgttagcccttgattacaatctcacctgatggtaaataatgatgcaatctaagatggaagcgggctaacttgttagggggaggatgaaaatccatactccattcggtttctacacgacatcgtaccggaacgctaaatagcttggcggtaacGCTAAATATCATTTTTCATAAAGAATGGTatgatgtacgagtaggtactagtTCGAACTCACTGAATGTCGAATTTTAAGACAAAATCATTACTTTAGGTAATCTTCATATTATACCTAGTAAAtcaatgaacaaaaaattacgttcacttaaaaaatatcttcaacaTATTTTCAAGTGCGCCGTTATTGGTCGATTCTTTTCTAGTTTTTAACtaaatgcattttattattGTCGTTAGTATTGTTCTGTTATTTGTttattctcatttatttttattattttttatatcacactaatattataaaggtgaaagtttgcgtgtgtgtatatgtgtgtattgtatgtttgtttctcctgtgcactgcggctactgaaacgatttggctgtttggaatggaaataaattgtTCTCTggattacacataggctacttttcatcccggatgaaaaatccatggctcccgcgggatttgtgaaaaactgaataccacgctgacgaagtccgctagtaataaataaaatgacacATATTCAAATGAATCTTGTCTATACTTCCAGTATGAATACAAATACGACGTAGAAGACCAAGAGAAGCTGCTCTACTTCGGAGCGAACGAGTCCGGTGACGCACAGGGCAAGGTTGTTGGCGGTTACAAGGTCCTGCATCCTGACGGACGGCTGATGACCGTGGAGTACACGGTGCAAGGGGACAGCGGTTTCGTACCAATCATCAAGTTCGAACAAAACGCTAACCCCTTCGGAAAACGGAAGTAGGCTAATGTTGTAACTTGTAGTTAATGAAAGTCACGTACAGGGCAATTTGTGTAAAtatgcatgtattttttttaatagctttgTCTACGAGATTAtgcaatttttaattgttatcgTCCCAATCATAGTATTTACTTTTAAGAGGTTTCGCCTCACAGCGGATGGGACGTGACGGGACGGCAATGCGACGCTGACGTGACGCTATAAAACTGGGCCTACAGCCGtgtagcacgtcgattttctttctactaacgctaacgcttcgaaaattaaaaaatgtattcacTATCGATATCCCGTGATCAAATTGCCGATCaattcccatatattttgttagttttcgaagtgttagcgtttgtagaaaaggaatcgacatgccacatggctaaggcccctggTATGTTACTTTAACATAAACGTCACGCTGAGCTCGACGGCTTTATTCCAGGTGTTCtatattaattagtatattGCAGCTCAATAGCCCGTCTCGTCATGTGGCgaatttttttaggtttttaatGTTCATGAAATTCatataggcttagtttacaagcacttattaaacgtcaagttatgccatgatttaatggtggtaattaaagtcaaaaacttaaaattaaagtcacgaGGGTTCAAGAGTCCATATTAAACTCAGCCAAAAAGATTTAAAGAGATTTATGGtatatactttatattttttttatgtgagGGCATTATgtagtatttttattgtttatgtgtCCTTTATTCACATTGATATAACTTAATTGGTGCCCTATGTATCTCAATTTACAATTCTATGTAATTGTACTATACAtagaattgtatttttaaagtcatacagttataattataaacgtttttttatgcaatagaTGCATTAAGTACTTATAGTAAAGCTATACCTGCCAATTTATcttttatcttaattattattgataagtGTGAttgtactaatataaaatatttattcataagtaAGATCTAGAACAACTGAATTTCAAGATTAATCATTAATGTATGCTTACATACAATCGTATTAATTTagacaaatttaaaattttaacgacATACGCTGAAATGTGACTTCACTCGAAACAATCAGTCACAAACTTGGTTCATTGAATATTAAATGCATTTTCAGTTTCAgggaaaatatattaaaatttactttttagaaaaaaaacattatgacAATCAACATAATGGTTTTTTCGACAAAtagaatcaaaataaataaaaaatgttaccaATTTTGTGATTTGTCGTAAGTATAAGTTCATATTGTCATTAATTAcataagataaatatttaagaatTAGGTGTGTAAGATTTTGTAAGTGTAAATAGTAAAATCACTCAGTGTAACTTACTTTTTATGCGTTCTGTTATTTGCGTTTTATAACAACATACGtgagaaataaaatatgttttgtaagagatttattttttgattccTAAGACTGTatatattaagaaaaaatacaaaattacaattttttggctggtgggacaCTTCGGCCTTAGctagttccggtacgatgtcgtgtagaaaccgaaaagggtgtggattctctttctcctcctaacaagttagcccgcttccatcttagtctgcatcatcatttaccatcaggtgagattgtagtcaagggctatctcgtaaagaataaataaataaaaaaaaacatgaaatcaTTACTGATTATTTACGAACACAAAAGAATAGAATAATCAAAGGTTCTCTCATTGAGTTTATCGAGATGGTGCAAAGAAtatgagtttaaaaaaaagttaaaaaaaatcacacattATGTTGCAAtgtgtgatttttttacatttttttttgggtttcattcagaaaaaaaatatatattctcaAAGTAGGAATCAGTTTGAAAACCTATagaataaattaacatatataggtacttgtgtgaaaacaaaaaaaaaaccattaaccgTCCGAAACTGCAAACCGTTAATTTTAATACGAcggttgttttgttttaataattctaaagtaatttagacttaaaaataatcataatagtacattattttagtaaacgtaaaaaaaacaattcttcAAAATAAAGCAAGATTTTAGAAGCACGTTAATTTGCTCTTAACGACTTCCGAGGTTACATCTTCTGATTAGCGTTATTTTTTACATCTAAAAATTTACCAGCTTTACAATTtgccttaaatatttttttttactaaaatacgCCGACTCAAAACTGGCAaatgtgaataaaaaatataaaaattaaaaattctaataaaaaaaaacaaccgacttcaaaaacattaaacttaccgattaaactaaaaagcgaaaaataacatattatgctctacctgctgatcagctTGAAGGTGAAGCTAACCCGATGATgaaattcaagccatgtaaggatatcataaagatttaggttttttcAGACAATGTTCTTTTATGTGGTTCTTTTTGAAACGGTTTTAATTAACACGTCAATGGCTTAACACCGCATTCAAACttatcagcaggtagaacattaTATGATGATAGTATAATGGATAGGGTATTggataattatatataatttttaaccgactttcaagaaggaggaggttctacgttcggctgtatggttgtttttttttatgtatgtccttAGCGAAACGGTTAAAATTTGACTTGACATACTatgttataagtaggtatatgtatctATATCATAATTAGGTAGTCCTAATGTCCTATTATTTTTCTAAGCCTTGATAGAGATCGCTACCaagcgataaggtcgccttttgtattctactttttgttagttttctggGCCTGTATAGCTATAGGGCACGTCTAATCTCTTTCTactaacgctaacgcttcgaaaactaaaaagtgtatgggaatgacagatccgatcgataacttgatcacgtgacctgtcgatagcaaacgccatacatttttttaattttcgaagcgtcagcgtttgtagaaagtggatatgacctctgcctccgattccggtgggtgtgggttcgaatccggtccggggcatgcacctctaacttttcagttgtttgctttttaagaaattaaatattatctcaatcggtgaaggaaacatcgtgaggaaacctgcataccagagaattatcttaattctctgcgtgtgtgaagtctgccaatccgcattgggccagcttggtggactattgggcttacccctctcattctaagaggagactcgagctctgcagtgagccgaatatgggttga
This genomic stretch from Bicyclus anynana chromosome 14, ilBicAnyn1.1, whole genome shotgun sequence harbors:
- the LOC112043543 gene encoding cuticle protein 10.9-like, which encodes MSSITWLAYAFVLVCVSVQVSPAPAPAPAPQEENYPPMPYEYKYDVEDQEKLLYFGANESGDAQGKVVGGYKVLHPDGRLMTVEYTVQGDSGFVPIIKFEQNANPFGKRK